A genomic window from Gymnodinialimonas ceratoperidinii includes:
- a CDS encoding NADH-ubiquinone oxidoreductase-F iron-sulfur binding region domain-containing protein yields the protein MKVYVPRDAAAKALGADDVAAAFAAAGAEVVRNGTRGMIWLEPLVEVERDGQRIGYGAVTVDDIPAIMDGSAESLGVVEEIPFYAKQNRLTFQRCGVIDPLSLADYEAHGGLTGLRNALAMSAEDITTHVTESGLRGRGGAGFPTGIKWNTVRLAEAPQKYIVCNADEGDSGTFADRMIMEGDPFCLIEGMVIAGLGVGATKGYIYLRSEYPDAIEVMNEALVIARENNLLGRVLHSPREFDIEVRVGAGAYVCGEETSLLNSLEGKRGVVRAKPPLPALEGFLGRPTVVNNVISLATVPVIFEKGAAHYASFGLGRSKGTMPIQIAGNVKHGGLFETAFGMPLGELVNDIAGGTATGRPVKAVQVGGPLGAYFAPEKFDTPFAYEPFDGAGGLIGHAGVVVFDDSADMLGMARFAMEFCAIESCGKCTPCRIGSVRGVETLDRIAEGDATAIPLLVDLCETMKDGSLCALGGFTPYPVMSALEQFPEEFAGVKEAAE from the coding sequence ATGAAGGTCTATGTTCCCCGCGATGCCGCCGCAAAGGCGCTCGGCGCCGATGATGTTGCCGCCGCTTTTGCCGCCGCCGGTGCCGAGGTGGTGCGCAACGGGACGCGCGGCATGATCTGGCTGGAGCCGCTCGTCGAGGTCGAGCGGGATGGGCAGCGGATCGGCTACGGCGCGGTCACGGTGGATGACATTCCCGCGATCATGGACGGCAGCGCGGAGAGCCTCGGTGTCGTGGAAGAGATCCCGTTCTATGCGAAGCAGAACCGGCTGACGTTCCAGCGCTGCGGTGTCATCGACCCGCTCTCGCTGGCAGACTACGAGGCTCACGGGGGCCTGACGGGGCTGCGCAACGCGCTGGCGATGAGCGCCGAGGACATCACGACCCATGTCACCGAGTCCGGGTTGCGCGGTCGCGGCGGCGCGGGCTTCCCGACCGGCATCAAGTGGAACACGGTGCGCCTTGCCGAGGCGCCGCAGAAGTACATCGTGTGCAACGCCGACGAGGGCGACAGCGGCACTTTCGCGGACCGGATGATCATGGAGGGCGATCCCTTCTGCCTGATCGAAGGCATGGTGATCGCGGGCCTCGGGGTCGGCGCTACGAAGGGCTACATCTACCTGCGGTCCGAGTATCCGGATGCAATCGAAGTGATGAACGAGGCGCTGGTTATTGCGCGTGAAAACAACCTCTTGGGGCGCGTTCTTCACTCACCGCGTGAATTCGATATCGAGGTGCGCGTGGGCGCCGGCGCTTATGTTTGCGGTGAGGAAACCTCGCTGCTGAACTCGCTGGAAGGCAAGCGCGGCGTGGTGCGCGCGAAGCCGCCGTTGCCTGCGCTGGAGGGGTTCTTGGGCCGTCCGACCGTCGTCAACAACGTGATCTCGCTGGCGACCGTGCCGGTGATCTTCGAGAAGGGTGCCGCGCACTACGCGAGCTTCGGGCTCGGCCGGTCCAAGGGCACGATGCCGATCCAGATCGCGGGCAACGTGAAGCACGGAGGCCTCTTCGAGACCGCTTTCGGCATGCCGCTTGGCGAGTTGGTGAACGATATCGCAGGCGGTACCGCGACGGGGCGGCCGGTGAAGGCGGTGCAGGTGGGCGGGCCGCTCGGCGCTTATTTCGCGCCGGAGAAATTCGACACGCCCTTCGCCTACGAGCCCTTCGACGGCGCCGGCGGTTTGATCGGACACGCAGGTGTGGTAGTATTCGACGACAGTGCCGACATGCTCGGCATGGCCCGTTTCGCGATGGAGTTCTGCGCGATCGAAAGCTGTGGCAAGTGTACGCCCTGCCGCATCGGCTCGGTCCGGGGTGTGGAAACGCTCGACCGGATCGCGGAGGGAGACGCCACGGCGATCCCGCTGCTGGTGGATCTTTGCGAAACGATGAAGGACGGCTCTCTTTGCGCCCTGGGCGGCTTCACGCCCTACCCGGTGATGAGCGCGTTGGAGCAGTTCCCTGAGGAATTCGCAGGCGTGAAGGAGGCAGCTGAATGA
- a CDS encoding formate dehydrogenase subunit gamma: MSASPAPHDPSEISEIIQRNMHLEGPLLPILHDVQAAFGYVPDAARAPIAEALNITEAELHGVISFYHDFRRKPAGARVLKICRAEACQAMGANEMSEALLAKLGLGWNETAPDGGLTVEPIYCLGLCACGPAAMIDGKVKGRVTAEALAAEVAR, encoded by the coding sequence ATGTCAGCCTCGCCAGCCCCGCACGATCCATCCGAGATCAGCGAAATTATCCAACGAAACATGCACTTGGAGGGGCCTCTGCTGCCGATCCTGCATGATGTGCAGGCGGCTTTCGGCTATGTTCCCGATGCCGCGCGCGCGCCGATTGCCGAAGCGCTCAACATCACCGAGGCCGAATTGCACGGCGTCATCTCCTTTTATCACGATTTTCGGCGCAAGCCTGCGGGCGCGCGGGTCCTGAAAATCTGCCGTGCAGAGGCATGTCAGGCGATGGGCGCGAACGAGATGTCCGAGGCGTTGCTGGCCAAGCTCGGGCTCGGCTGGAACGAGACCGCGCCCGATGGCGGGCTGACGGTCGAGCCGATCTATTGCCTCGGTCTTTGCGCCTGCGGGCCGGCGGCGATGATCGACGGCAAGGTCAAGGGGCGCGTCACGGCCGAGGCTCTGGCGGCGGAGGTTGCGCGATGA
- a CDS encoding LysR family transcriptional regulator, protein MIHKLEMFIAVAREGHFGRAAESLGLTQPTLSTGIKQLEEMLGVQLIFRGSRYGGLTPEGQRALVWARQLVSDARAFRQEMRTARHGLSGIVRLAVIPTALTWAAQLSARFTAAHPNVRFTILSRTSVEILSMLENLEVDAGLSYLDNEPLGRVTMETLYQEKYTVVCHRESDIALQERVEWADLAGERLCLLTPNMQNRRIINENFMAAGISPEAQVESNSTVVLAAHVQAGGWITVLPIDMARFLCAGKPELVIRELEGQGMDHAVGLVAPYREPHTPVLTALIAETRALSKKGVSSA, encoded by the coding sequence ATGATCCATAAACTCGAAATGTTCATCGCCGTCGCGCGCGAGGGTCACTTCGGCCGCGCCGCCGAAAGCCTTGGCCTCACGCAGCCCACGCTCTCCACCGGTATCAAGCAGTTGGAAGAGATGTTGGGGGTGCAGCTGATCTTTCGCGGATCGCGTTACGGCGGGCTGACGCCAGAGGGCCAGCGCGCGTTGGTCTGGGCGCGGCAGTTGGTCAGCGATGCGCGCGCCTTCCGGCAGGAGATGCGCACCGCACGCCACGGGTTGAGCGGCATCGTGCGGCTCGCGGTGATCCCCACGGCGCTTACATGGGCCGCGCAACTCAGCGCGCGCTTCACCGCCGCGCATCCCAATGTGCGCTTCACGATCCTCAGCAGAACCTCGGTCGAGATCCTGTCGATGCTTGAAAACCTCGAGGTGGATGCGGGCCTCTCCTACCTCGACAACGAGCCCTTGGGCCGCGTCACGATGGAGACGCTCTATCAGGAGAAATACACGGTCGTCTGCCATCGCGAGAGCGATATCGCCTTGCAGGAAAGAGTCGAATGGGCGGACCTCGCGGGGGAGCGTTTGTGCCTACTCACGCCCAACATGCAGAATCGCCGGATCATCAACGAGAACTTCATGGCGGCCGGGATCTCTCCCGAAGCGCAGGTCGAGAGCAACTCCACCGTGGTGCTCGCGGCCCATGTGCAGGCGGGGGGCTGGATCACCGTCCTGCCGATCGACATGGCGCGGTTTCTTTGTGCCGGCAAACCGGAACTGGTGATCCGCGAGCTCGAAGGGCAGGGGATGGATCACGCCGTCGGCCTCGTCGCGCCGTACCGGGAGCCGCACACCCCGGTGCTCACGGCCCTGATCGCCGAGACACGGGCGCTGTCGAAGAAGGGCGTCAGCTCCGCTTAG
- a CDS encoding efflux RND transporter permease subunit, with protein sequence MTDAKSARRISTARWLRGLLALAITLLALWGIRSLEVEADVISALSGNSEGYLAYEAFQERFELGAADEALLVRADDLAEPEAFAALEDLILDLQFTDGVSEVVSLFSLPAEGTTTPLILADDTAPLAERFETFAEAGPAAGALVSSTRDAALLHVIAVQGAERGDIASALPALIEAAAPLDVAAVGQAEVERQISANLLRDQMLVTPVAVLICIIVAALILRSVRAVAVCAPPAICGVLWFLGLLGWAGHALDPWLATLPMLVMVLAFADTLHLFYASREEGGLEKAVHNVMPAAFMTSLTSALALASFGFAGSDALWGLAVWGPAAVFSGFVAVYLLFPLLSRLLIRGEINHPAGFSLVMAPAQSGLRHPRTMAVIALAVVIGLIPGVDSTEPDFSLSEHIRDDSPLGHDLQFMEEEGLGSASLFVMIDDADGSPGLSPEDGNRIARVASLALSGPSAVDDDETPMVPERFRADDGLAVALPVLVPLGNGPERFGAELERLQTGLEEAELDSVARLAGQSLLAHEVVPETVDAMRSSFYIALAAITLVVAISQRSLPLAVLATAVSALPMMAIEGVLYLSGRGMTMTAAIALTVAFGIAVDNTIHYLNRWKRSNGPRGTRLGEALGFAGPPMVASTLIMTLGFGATLLSATASMPQFGLFVISALWMALVAALWFLPALIRLVRRKEI encoded by the coding sequence ATGACGGACGCAAAATCTGCGAGAAGGATCAGCACCGCGCGGTGGCTGAGGGGCTTGCTGGCACTGGCGATCACACTTCTTGCACTTTGGGGCATACGCTCGCTCGAGGTCGAGGCCGACGTCATCAGCGCGCTTTCGGGCAACAGCGAGGGTTATCTCGCCTACGAGGCGTTTCAGGAACGGTTCGAGCTTGGCGCCGCGGACGAGGCGCTTCTGGTGCGCGCCGATGATCTCGCGGAGCCGGAGGCCTTTGCGGCGTTGGAGGATCTGATCCTCGACCTGCAGTTCACCGATGGGGTGTCCGAAGTCGTCAGCCTCTTCTCGCTGCCTGCCGAGGGTACGACGACGCCTCTGATCCTTGCCGATGACACCGCCCCCCTTGCGGAGCGTTTCGAAACCTTTGCCGAAGCCGGTCCCGCCGCAGGCGCACTGGTCAGCTCCACCCGGGACGCGGCGCTCTTGCATGTCATTGCGGTGCAAGGCGCTGAGCGGGGTGACATCGCCAGCGCCCTGCCCGCCTTGATCGAGGCCGCAGCCCCTCTGGATGTCGCCGCGGTGGGCCAGGCCGAAGTGGAGCGTCAGATCTCGGCAAATCTTCTGCGCGACCAGATGCTCGTGACCCCGGTCGCCGTACTCATCTGCATCATCGTCGCCGCACTGATCCTGCGCTCGGTCCGCGCCGTGGCGGTCTGCGCACCGCCCGCGATCTGCGGCGTTCTGTGGTTCCTCGGGCTTCTGGGATGGGCGGGTCACGCCCTCGACCCTTGGCTTGCGACCCTGCCGATGCTGGTCATGGTGCTGGCCTTCGCGGACACGCTGCACCTGTTTTACGCCAGTCGAGAGGAAGGCGGGCTCGAAAAGGCCGTGCACAATGTCATGCCGGCGGCTTTCATGACGTCGCTCACCTCGGCGCTGGCTCTGGCGAGTTTCGGTTTCGCAGGCAGCGACGCGCTCTGGGGGCTCGCCGTATGGGGCCCGGCAGCCGTCTTCAGTGGCTTTGTCGCCGTTTACCTCCTGTTTCCCCTTCTCAGCCGCCTCCTGATCCGCGGAGAGATCAACCATCCCGCGGGTTTCTCCCTCGTCATGGCCCCGGCCCAAAGCGGCCTACGCCACCCGCGCACCATGGCCGTGATCGCGCTCGCCGTGGTGATCGGGCTGATCCCCGGCGTCGACAGCACCGAGCCGGACTTCTCCCTGTCCGAACATATTCGCGATGACAGCCCCCTTGGGCATGATCTGCAATTCATGGAGGAAGAAGGTCTGGGCTCCGCCAGTCTCTTCGTGATGATCGATGACGCCGACGGCTCACCCGGCCTCTCGCCCGAGGACGGCAACCGGATCGCGCGCGTCGCCTCTCTGGCACTCAGCGGGCCGAGCGCCGTGGATGACGACGAGACGCCGATGGTGCCCGAACGCTTCCGTGCCGACGACGGGCTTGCAGTCGCGCTGCCGGTTCTGGTCCCGCTTGGCAATGGCCCCGAGCGTTTCGGCGCCGAGCTGGAGCGTTTGCAGACCGGGCTTGAAGAGGCCGAGCTGGACAGCGTCGCACGCTTGGCCGGGCAATCCCTGCTCGCCCATGAGGTCGTGCCCGAGACCGTCGACGCGATGCGCTCGTCGTTCTACATCGCGCTTGCGGCGATCACCCTCGTCGTGGCGATCTCTCAGCGGTCGCTGCCGTTGGCCGTGCTGGCCACGGCAGTCAGCGCGCTCCCGATGATGGCGATCGAGGGGGTCCTTTACCTCTCCGGTCGGGGCATGACGATGACGGCGGCCATTGCCCTGACCGTGGCCTTCGGCATCGCGGTCGATAACACCATTCACTACCTGAACCGCTGGAAGCGCTCCAATGGGCCGCGCGGGACGCGCTTGGGCGAGGCATTGGGCTTCGCAGGCCCGCCGATGGTTGCCTCCACCCTGATCATGACGCTCGGCTTCGGCGCAACTTTGCTGAGTGCGACCGCTTCGATGCCGCAGTTTGGCCTTTTCGTCATCTCGGCGCTATGGATGGCTTTGGTCGCGGCGCTCTGGTTTCTGCCTGCGCTGATCCGACTGGTCCGTCGAAAGGAAATTTGA
- a CDS encoding chemotaxis protein CheB — translation MTEDAAENQTENQYDDQPFFVGIGASAGGLEAVSTLVQNLSPDVNAVYILAQHMSPTHKSLLTALISRETPLPVVEITDGTEPQANTIFITPPNTDVVIKDGLLRLVEPAGHPASPKPSADRLFTSLAHHAGEHCVGVVLSGTGSDGSYGVQAVREAGGITIAQDLTTAKYSGMPQSATETGCIDLTLSPEQIGEHLSKILASPRNFDQLRRLHERPSKMSDLFHILLARTNVDFRDYKENTVARRINRRMSALDITNYDEYVSYCRTSNDEVEALYRDLLISVTRFFRDKNQFDCLRKEFEELVARKDLGQIRIWVAGCASGEEAYTIAIILAEAMGGIERLKKSRLQIFATDIDDRALEVARRGSYPITAAADIPEPMLEKYFTVHEGRIEVKPELRAVTLFSMHNIFHDPPFLNVDVVSIRNVMIYFNAALQSRVLHRIHYSLNSTGMLFLGTSETVGNMESLFEMRAGADKIFSKRRISVSNPPRFEVGSGGYGRKAPPQFANRSDQSQHRTPSDTAMFDTLARAVAPNGFVITHSGEMIRVIGDISHLTELSENAPLWIGIRNLRKPLGDEIQGLIATAMKTRERRAGRWHDISGADFNQARCVCYPLHGSDSGEDHLLVALETRTKDPQVEKTDALSENERQIYIRQMEVEVAQTREALQQTVEELQTTNEELQSINEEMQSTNEELQATNEELETSNEELQSTNEELITVNEELQVNSSELQRVTTELAATLEVVPFPVLVIDHALIVRRASLAAMTRFNIEDLPATGVHLSQCTLPVELASLASICNDVFKFRDDRHVVFNDGQTVKLLDVTPFRNQSGDVMGVVATVVDDISTGTAVELIQRLGKIGHWQVDLNTYKLFWSNEVRKIHGLGPDDPLPSIENGINFYHPDDRATVENAIEHCVETGEPFQFTLRLINTQGKTRVVESAGTRMTDADGKPSRLIGIFRDVTEHASADLFINQLESLQKEAGQAFFSCDTVNDVPYWSLGFQALLGYDADTPLPPDQGMIELFHHDDRSMMREHWDAALSSGAPFEFSARMMCRDGSFLACEGRCRTNTDRSGTVTSIYGYVRAV, via the coding sequence GTGACCGAGGACGCAGCGGAAAATCAGACCGAAAACCAATACGATGACCAGCCGTTCTTCGTGGGCATCGGCGCGTCGGCGGGTGGGCTGGAGGCTGTCTCGACCCTCGTGCAGAACCTCTCGCCGGACGTGAACGCGGTCTACATTCTGGCGCAGCACATGTCGCCGACCCACAAGAGCCTGCTCACCGCCCTGATCTCGCGCGAGACGCCTCTGCCGGTCGTGGAGATAACCGACGGGACCGAGCCTCAGGCCAATACGATCTTCATCACCCCACCCAACACGGACGTCGTGATCAAGGACGGCCTGCTGCGTCTGGTGGAGCCTGCGGGCCATCCCGCCTCGCCCAAGCCGTCGGCCGACCGGCTGTTCACCTCGCTGGCGCATCACGCTGGCGAGCATTGCGTGGGTGTAGTTCTCTCGGGCACTGGCAGCGATGGCAGCTACGGTGTGCAGGCGGTGCGCGAAGCGGGCGGCATTACCATCGCCCAGGACCTGACCACGGCAAAATACAGCGGCATGCCGCAATCGGCGACGGAAACGGGCTGCATCGACCTGACCCTTTCGCCGGAACAGATTGGCGAGCACCTCTCGAAAATCCTCGCGAGCCCGCGGAATTTCGACCAGCTCCGCCGCCTTCACGAACGCCCGAGCAAGATGTCCGACCTGTTCCACATCCTGCTGGCGCGGACCAATGTGGACTTCCGCGACTACAAGGAAAACACGGTCGCGCGCCGGATCAATCGACGCATGTCGGCCTTGGACATCACCAATTACGACGAATACGTCTCCTATTGCCGCACCTCCAATGACGAGGTGGAGGCGCTGTACCGCGACCTGCTGATCTCGGTCACCCGCTTCTTCCGCGACAAGAACCAGTTCGATTGCCTGCGCAAGGAGTTCGAGGAACTGGTCGCCCGCAAGGACCTCGGCCAGATCCGCATCTGGGTCGCGGGCTGCGCTTCGGGGGAAGAGGCCTATACCATCGCGATCATTCTGGCCGAGGCGATGGGCGGCATCGAAAGGCTCAAGAAGTCGCGGTTGCAGATCTTTGCCACTGATATCGACGACCGCGCGCTGGAAGTGGCGCGGCGCGGTTCCTACCCGATCACCGCCGCGGCGGACATTCCCGAACCCATGCTCGAGAAGTACTTCACCGTCCACGAGGGGCGCATCGAGGTGAAGCCCGAACTGCGCGCCGTGACGCTCTTCTCGATGCACAACATCTTCCACGATCCGCCGTTTCTCAACGTCGACGTCGTGTCGATCCGCAACGTCATGATCTACTTCAACGCTGCCCTGCAAAGCCGCGTCCTGCATCGCATCCACTATTCGTTGAACAGCACCGGCATGCTGTTTCTGGGCACCTCCGAGACCGTCGGCAACATGGAGAGCCTGTTCGAGATGCGGGCCGGCGCGGACAAGATATTCTCCAAGCGCCGCATCAGCGTCAGCAATCCGCCGCGCTTCGAGGTCGGCAGCGGTGGCTATGGTCGCAAGGCACCGCCGCAGTTCGCCAACCGCTCGGACCAGAGCCAGCACCGCACGCCCTCCGACACCGCCATGTTCGACACGCTCGCCCGTGCGGTCGCGCCCAACGGTTTTGTCATCACCCACAGCGGCGAGATGATCCGGGTAATCGGCGACATCTCGCATCTGACCGAGCTTTCCGAGAACGCGCCGCTCTGGATCGGCATCCGCAACCTGCGCAAGCCCCTCGGCGACGAGATCCAGGGCCTCATCGCCACCGCCATGAAGACCCGCGAGCGCCGCGCGGGCCGTTGGCACGATATCTCCGGGGCCGATTTCAACCAGGCACGCTGCGTCTGTTACCCGCTGCACGGATCGGATTCCGGCGAGGACCACCTTCTGGTCGCGCTCGAAACCCGCACCAAGGACCCGCAGGTCGAAAAGACCGACGCGCTCAGCGAGAACGAGCGGCAAATCTACATTCGCCAGATGGAAGTCGAGGTCGCCCAGACCCGCGAAGCGCTGCAACAGACGGTCGAGGAATTGCAGACCACCAACGAGGAACTGCAATCGATCAACGAGGAAATGCAATCCACTAACGAGGAGCTTCAGGCGACGAATGAAGAGCTCGAAACCTCCAACGAGGAGCTTCAGTCGACCAACGAAGAACTGATCACCGTCAACGAGGAACTGCAGGTCAATTCCTCGGAGCTGCAACGGGTCACGACCGAGCTGGCCGCCACGCTGGAGGTCGTGCCCTTCCCGGTTCTGGTCATCGACCACGCGCTGATCGTGCGCCGGGCCTCCCTTGCCGCAATGACGCGGTTCAATATCGAGGATCTTCCGGCCACCGGCGTCCACCTCTCGCAATGCACCCTGCCGGTCGAGCTCGCGTCGCTGGCGTCGATCTGCAACGACGTGTTCAAGTTCCGCGACGACCGGCACGTGGTTTTCAACGACGGGCAAACCGTCAAGCTGCTCGACGTCACCCCCTTCCGCAACCAATCCGGCGACGTGATGGGCGTCGTCGCCACGGTCGTCGACGACATCTCCACCGGCACCGCGGTCGAACTGATCCAGCGCCTCGGAAAGATCGGCCATTGGCAGGTCGATCTGAACACCTACAAGCTGTTCTGGTCCAACGAGGTCCGGAAAATCCATGGGCTTGGTCCCGACGATCCGCTGCCCTCGATCGAGAACGGGATCAACTTCTACCACCCAGATGATCGCGCCACGGTCGAAAACGCCATCGAGCACTGTGTCGAGACCGGTGAGCCGTTCCAATTCACGCTCAGGCTGATCAACACGCAGGGCAAGACGCGGGTGGTCGAGTCGGCGGGCACGCGGATGACGGATGCCGACGGCAAGCCCTCACGCCTGATCGGCATTTTCCGTGATGTGACGGAACATGCCTCGGCCGATCTCTTCATCAACCAGTTGGAAAGCCTGCAAAAAGAGGCCGGTCAGGCCTTCTTCTCCTGTGACACCGTGAACGATGTGCCCTATTGGAGCCTCGGTTTCCAAGCGCTCCTGGGCTATGACGCCGATACGCCGCTGCCGCCGGACCAAGGCATGATCGAGCTGTTCCATCACGACGACCGCAGCATGATGCGAGAGCATTGGGACGCCGCTTTGTCCTCTGGCGCGCCGTTTGAATTCTCCGCGCGGATGATGTGCCGCGATGGCTCATTTCTCGCCTGTGAAGGCCGCTGCCGCACCAATACGGACCGCAGCGGCACGGTTACGAGCATCTATGGCTATGTGAGAGCCGTTTGA